Below is a genomic region from Deltaproteobacteria bacterium.
TGTACGCATTCACGGTGATGTTGACGCTGTTCCTCTCGACGGTTCCGGGCACGGGATCGGCGTTCCGGAACGTCAAGGAAGGCTCCCCGGCGATTCCGTTCACCCTGAAGGATTCCGGGGGCAAGGAAATCGCTTTCACGCCCGGCTCGGGAAAAATCACCGTGGTGTCGTTCGTTAAACTGGCGCAGGACCGTTCGCGCGACCAGATAAAGGATCTTGTCGAACTGTCGAAGGAGCTGTCTCCGAAGGGGGTGGAATTCATCGTCGTCTCGGCCTATACGGACACCCCCGATGA
It encodes:
- a CDS encoding redoxin domain-containing protein, producing MSRLRYRVPLYAFTVMLTLFLSTVPGTGSAFRNVKEGSPAIPFTLKDSGGKEIAFTPGSGKITVVSFVKLAQDRSRDQIKDLVELSKELSPKGVEFIVVSAYTDTPD